The genomic DNA GACTTCGCCTTCGGTCGCAGCCTCGGCTTCGATCGCGTTCCAGATGGTCTTTGCGACGCCGGGATTGCCGCCGGTGATTCGGGTGACCGAATCAAAAACAGCCGTTTTAGGGTCGTCATCGTCGCCGTCAGCGAAACACAACAGGCGAAGCTGTTCACGAAGTGTAGTGAGTGAGTGGATTTTCTGTGGGTCGAAGCCCGACGGGCCGTCCGCAGAATCGCGGACATACGTCAGGCCGTCAGCAGCGAGGCTTTCCAGCCACGACGTGACCGTCTCGCTGTCAGGTTTGTCGAGCGTAATGACTGAATCAAAGGAATTGCCGACGGATTTCGCCTGGTTCAGATAGGCCCACGCGTAGGCGTTCCACGTAGTGACGTGTACAGCCGATGTCTCTGCCATACCGTCGAGGAAGGCGTCAAGTTCGGAGAAGCCGCCGATGTGTCGGAGATACAACCGATGGCAATCCTCGTACAGCCGGATTGGGGCGTCAGCGGTATCCGTTCGTTCAGTGGCCTGCTCTCGGACGCTCTCGCCGACCATGTCTTCGACAATGTCCAGTACGGCGGCCCGTCCGGCCAAGGGCGGCGCGACCACGGCCACGTTCCGGCCGGCTGCGACAGCCTCGATGGCGGTCTCCAGTTCGGATACAACCCCGAGCGAAAAGAGGTCCGCCGGAGAAACCCGGTGCCGCTCCATAGCCGGACGTGACTATCCACGACCCTAAAGATACCGCCAAAGGCACAACAGGAACGCTTACGGATGCCTGCTGGATTCGCAGGCCGAGTCACGGGGCCACAGTGGATAGTCGGGACAGCGTCTCTGAGAATGGAGCGTCAGCGGCGTTCAGTACACAATATTGCAGATACGCTTCCGCCAACCTGATGATGGCGGCCGATAGGACGGTAGCTCGCTTATCCGCGTGTGGGCAATCGTATCGTATCAAGGGGAAACGGTTCGTATCAAGGGGAGACGATTTCTCCGCCCGGGCGTGACTGGTAGGTCTCACGAGCCGGCACCGAGATGAACGCCCCGCGGCGATAATCGTAGGCGGTCAGCGCACAGGGTGTGCCGCTAACTGAACAGGGTGAGGTCGTTCGTCTACGTGGACTACGGAGGCCCGGACGAGCAGCCGCTGGGTCGGATTCGGGCCGAAGAGCTCCGCGAATATCTTGCGGCCGGCGAGTTCGGGCGTGGAAACATGCGTCCGAAGGTAGAGGCGTGTCTCGCGTTCGTAGAAGACGGCAGCGGTCGGGCAGCCATCACTACGCCCGACCGTCTCAAAGGGGCCTTGGCCGGCACAGAGGGAACGCAGGTCATACCGGACTGATACGGGTATGTCCCTGCACTGTAGCTTGGAGTGCCATTTGAGAAGCATTGCAGCAAGAGATACGCTTGTCTCCCGAGGCGATGACACATCAACTCAAGCAGACCGTCACGAACAAAAAGTACCGTAGAGAGTCGGCCGCCGTTCAGTTGGACGCCTGACAGCGCGTCCAGCCGGGGTCGTCTCCAGTACGACTGATGAGGTCGGAGCGACACGCCGGACAGTAGTCGGGGGTGACCGATTCGCTTCGGGGAACGTACACCGCGCCGCCACACTCCACGCATGCATCCGCAACGATGGTTACGCAGTCCGCACAGACGCTGAAGTCGTCAGCCGTGAGTTCGCGCAGCGGTTCGAGTTGTTTATCCAAGATGTACTCGTCGATGACCGTCTGGCAGTTCTGACACGGTTTCATGGCGGTGCGTGTCATACATTGTGGGCGGACGGTAAATACCTGCCTCCGAAGTCGAGTCAGCTATCGAACTCGAATAGGCGTGGCCTGACGGCCGCCGATATAAAACGGGAGTCATGGTACCGCGACACTCGGAAGCCTTATCACCCATCCGACTAAATGATTGTTTGTAATGGCAAACGGTAAGGTTGACTTCTTCAACGACACTGGCGGTTACGGTTTCATTTCGACTGACGACGGCGACCTCGACGATGACGAAGACGTCTTCTTCCACATGGAAGATGTCGGCGGCGAGGATCTGACGGAAGGTACCGAGGTTGAGTTCGACATCGAGTCCTCACCCAAGGGCCCCCGCGCAGCGAACGTCGTTCGACTGTAATACGGAGACCTCTTCGTCGCTTGTAGCGACGTCACAGTTCTCTCGATTTTTCTGACAATCTCGCACGTAGCCACAGCCATCCGATAACGGCTGCAGGGCTGCCGGCTTCGGTGCGGTCTGTGCTGTCGAGACACAACCAAGAATATCTCTAACGGTGCCCTATCTGCATAGACCACCGTCTGAGCGGGCCGAGCACCGATAAAAATACATCCGGTAGTATCAGTATCCGTTATCGAGCCGCGATTTAACGGCTTTGGGACGAAGCTATGTAGCATGACAGATACCGAATCGGCACTCGAGCGCTTCCGGAGCGGGATTCCAGATGGAACCCGAATCGACGACGGTCAGTTTCGGCTCCGCCACCGATTCATCGTTGGGTCGCTCGTTCTGCAGGCGCCTTTGTTGTTTGTGCTCAGCCGGGCTTCGGGGACGGGAGGGATTACCGGCGTTCCGTATCCGGAGATTCCGCTGGCTCACGGCCTCGCTGGGAGCGGAATAATCCTCGTGCTCGCAGGGTTGAGTTTGCTGCCAATGCTCTCCCAGCGGATGCAGTCAATCACGGCGTCGTTCGGCTTCATGACCTGTGCGGCCGTGCTCGCGTACTTTTGGGGTGGCTTCGTCGAAGCACATTTCCTGTACTTCGTCGGCATCGGCGTTGTCGCGATGTACGAAGACTGGCTTCCGTTGGGGCTCGGCGTCGCATACGTTGCTGTCCAACACTCGCTTTTCGGTCACACCTACGGAGAGATGGTCTACAACCACGAGCCGGCGATGTCGAATCCGATGGTCTGGGGGCTCATCCACGCGGGGTTCGTCCTCCTACTCGTGGGTGCGGTCCTCTTTCAGTGGCGGTCGATTGAAACCACCCGCGACTCGCTTGACGACCGCGTCGACGACGTTGAGACGCTCGAACAACAGCGGGCCGAAATCGAGACTGCCCGGTCAGAAGCCGAAGCCCAGCGCGGACAGCTCAACGAGCTCAACGAGACGCTGCAGGCCGAGGCCGGCGCTGTCGCCGCGGCGCTGACCGCAGTCGCAAACCGCGATTTGACCGCGACGCCACCCGAAGACTCCGATATCGAAGCCGTCCAAGATATCTCAGGTGCGTACCGGGAAATGACCGGTGACCTCAGTTCAGTTCTCAGCGACCTGCGTTCCTTCGCCGACACCGTTGACCAAACGACAGGGGCGATTCGCGAGCGGGCTGCCGATCTCGAATCCAAGCAGCGTGAGCAAGCGGACGATGTCCGGGAACTCGCCGCGGAACTCGAAACCCAGACCGAACAGCTCGAATCCGCCCGCACTGAGATGGACGACCTCTCTGCGGTCATCGAGGAAATCGCCGCAAGCACACAGGAGGTTTCCGGGGAGACGGGGGACGTCGCCGAGCTCGCAGCCGAGGGGAGCAACGAGGCCGCCGCGGCAGCCGAGGCTGTCAACGAGGTCACAGAACAGGTCGCTACGGTCGCCGAGCTGACAGAGACCCTCAACCAACGGATGAGCGATGTCGAGGAGACGACGGCGCTCATCGATGACATCGCCGAGCAGACAAACATCCTCGCGCTGAACGCCAACATCGAGGCCGCCCGTGCCGATGGCGCAAGCAATGACGGCTTCGGCGTCGTCGCCGACGAGGTCAAAGAGCTCGCCGCGGAGACGCAGAAACACTCCACGACGATTCAGGGGACGGTCGCGGAGACGCTCGGTGACGTCGCCGACGTCCACGAAGACGTCGAACGGCTCGATACAGTCGCCGCTTCGGGGGCAGATAGCGTCGAGGCGGTGGCAGCGCTGTTCGAGCAGGTCGATTCTGCCGCTGAGGGCCTCCAAACGTCGGCTGACGAGGTCGCCCGTGCCACCGATGACGGCGCTGCAAGCACAGAAGAAGTCACCTCAGTAATCGATGGAGTCGCCGATAAAGCACGGGAACTCGCCGACATCGGAACCGCTGCGGCCGACGCCAGTGAGTCGACAGCCGATGCGGTCGCCGAAATCAGAGCAGAGCTCGCAGACCTCGGTGAAGAGACGGCGACGCTACAGGCGGAACTCGACAGGTTCACCCTCCAAAACAACGGCGAGGCTGGTCCGACAGGCGATACGGACAGCGGGCCGACAGCCGCAGACGACTGAGTACACGCTTGTGGGTCGAGGGCTGTTTTCAGGGTCGTCCGGGAACCAAAGCTGATGGTCGGACCCGAGTATTAGATATAGCATTATTTGGTTTATAGACTTCGTTTGCGACATCGGTCCTTCTTTATACCGCAAATTTTTGTCTGAAATGTTCCTACGGCAGCAGCTGATAAATGTTCGCCTCGTAGACGGTCCGCACCCGGTCGCCCCAGTTGTGGGTGTAGGTGTCAATGACATCAGAGGCGACATCACCACGCAGGTACTTGACGACGCCTCTGTCGCCAGTTCTGTCGCGGAGATGCGTCGTGAAAAAATGCCGGAAGTAGTGTGGCGTGACGTTTTCCGCAGAATCGCCGCCCTGACGATACCAGCCACGCTCGCGTGCCTGCTCTGCGACCATGGACCGCACCATCGACGGGGTCGCACGGTCGCCCCACTCGCTCGTCGAGCAGAAAAGCGGCTCGGCGGCTGATGTCGTGTCCGGCCGAACGGCAAGCCAAGCCTTCAGCAGCCGCTTGAGCTCTGAATCGACCGGGACGACAGTGTCGCGCTTGCGCTTGTTGGAGGCGTTCCGTTCCTCGCCGTTGTAGACCTCACCACGAGCCGGCTCGCTCGAAACGTATACCGAGTCCGGACGCCCCTCGAGACGCCCTCGGTGGGGAACGTCGAACGCAGCCTGTACCTCGTCGTCATCGAGATGCAGGTCGCGTACATCGAGGTTGCAACACTCACCGACACGCATTCCCGTCTTTAGGAGGGTTCCGACGAGCGCCCGTTCAAGCGGGTGGGAAAGCGACGTCACGAATGCCCGCATCTCGGGAACGGAAACGTCACGTCTGGCAGGGTCGGTGTCTATCGACTCGTCCATCTCCTCGGTGACAAGCGCCATCGGGTTCGACTCCAGTTCGCCGACTTGCGTCATGTATGCGTAAAATCGGTGGACGTAGGAGGCATAGGAGGCAACCGTACTCGGCGCGTGTTCGTCCCGAAGTGAATGGACCCACGCCATACACGCCCGGCGGTCAGCAGCGTCGAGTGTTGTTCCTCGGCGGGTCTCGATGAACTGCTCGAAGTCTCTGAGCACCCGTTCGTAGGCGTCCCGGGTCCGTTCGGTCCGTCCGTGGAACGTCATGTCCTGCAAAAAATACGCCACGGGGTCTACAGCGGCTGATTCGTCGGTCCGGTTGTCACTACTCATCGTCAACCACCGTGTAGCCGCCTCGCCGACCACTGTATCGGACCCGGTTGTCCGCCTGTAGCCGCTCCAACGTCGTATCAAGCCGCGACTCGATGTCGTCCGTGACGCCAGCGACAAGCGTTTCCCAGTCGGCAACCCCCTCGTTTTCGAGAACGTCGAGGATGCGGTCTTCGAGCCCATCTACCCCCGGGGTAGCATCGGAAACTTGGGCATCGCCGGCATTGCCCGAGTCGCCGTTTGTATCCGTTCCTGTCTCACTCAGCTCGAAGCTCCGACGCCCGGCCTGTACCATCGTTCGGACGTACTCCGCTCGGCTCATATCGCGCTGTTTTGCTTCCCGTTCCCAGATGTCCCGCTGGGCTTCGGTGACGTAGGTCTGAACCGGAACGCGTTCGCCGTTCGCCATATCCGAGAATCGTCGCCCGGGTACATCAAAGTATGTCAGACAGAGCGATAAGGGCTTTTATCGTTGAGTGTAATTCCAAAATCGTCACGCTGAGAGCTGGTTATCGTCGTGTCTAATTCCTAAATTGCGGTTGAGAAACTACATTCAGCGATATACATATGTGCGACAGCACACCACAAAGTCTGAAGCACTCGGCTCCCCCTCCTGCTCTCTAAGCTGCCGATGGAGTGTTACACCGGCTGGTGCCAAGAGGGACCCCATGGAGGCCGCATCGTTTCTCACTACCCGGACCGCTCAGGAGCAGCTGCCAACGTTTGCCGAAAACAAGCAACGCTGTCTGCCGGAAGAGATACTCCACGCCACAAGGGCATCAGACATGCTATCGGAGCCTGTCAGTGGGATACGTGCTATTCTGAGCAGTCCATCAATGCTATCAGCGTTGATGCGGGGCTTGCGGTGAACACAGCACGACCGGGGCTGGTCAGCGGAGCGAAGCACCAGCAAGCAAGTGGCCCCCAGCGCCATGAGTGAGAGTATGCAGCGACGCCGAGTTCTCCAGCGTGGCTGTCATTTTGTTTGGCCCGGCTGGCTGCAGGTGGCAATCGTCCCGGCCTGTATAGTAGAAATGCTGTTATCAACCGCAAAGCCACAACAGTCGGGCTGGCTTCACTCTGTGCTTGATTCAACAAGGAACTCTAGCGACGGGTAGCCAGCGGAGAGGTGGCACGATGGTAGACAAAAGCACCACCTCGTCCCGCTGTACGAGGCGGCTGGGGGGCGGGAGCGTTGATACTTGCATGCCAGCGGACTCAAAACGGGATATCGTCTTCCAGATGCGGCCATAGCTGTCGCTGACGTGATAACGCTGGGTTCTCACAAGTAGCGTCGGGGACCAAGGCTGGAAAACGATGGCATCATAAAGCACACAACGCTGTACGACGAGGTACAACGCGGCTTTCGTCAAGCCCCAGTCAAGAGGTTCAAAACGATGCGTGGCCGGGGCGAGACGGGGGCTTCGAACCGTGGCGAGCCTGCCCCTAGGTGGGCACAGAAGCCATCTTCCCGAAGTGGCTGACAGTAAATCTAGACAGGCCGCTACGGCGGAGCGCCGGCGGATGCTACCTCAGCGTTCTCAGGGTGCGTGGGCGACAGTTGGCTGAGACCAGTCCGAAAACGGTGACTGGGAATCGCCCAGTAGCACACGGTTGGCCTCGGGACTCACGTCTTCCGGACCTCCGCATCTACGGCTCAAGAGACACACTACGGAGACTGTCTCGGCTGTCGTGGGAGTAATCGACCAGCGTACCCAGCCGACACGGGGGCGTGGTACTGCTTGATGGCCGTTGTACCTCGTCAGCGGTGGGTGGTTGCCTTGCTGTTCCGCTCTCGGAGTGTTTTCTGCACAACTCATAAACCATATGCCGCTATATCAATTCCGCAGGCGCATTTCCTTCAACGAGGGCAAGAGACGACCGAACCCATGACAACCGCAGGCCGTTTGCAGCCGTATCCGGCGGACGAAACGGATAAACTGACGCCGTGGTGACGGTGCCGTATGGCAGTCTCCTTCGAGCGCGACGGTATCGTTGCCGGCTTTCGGACCGGGCTTCCCGTCGCCATCGGCGTCGGCGCGTACGGAATCGCCTTCGGCGTTCTGGCCCGACAGTCAGGGCTCTCTGTCGCCGAGGCGACCCTGATGAGCGCCACCGTCGTCGCCGGTGCGTCCCAGCTTGTCGCCGTCGAGCTCTGGGGGACGCCGCTGCCCGTCGTGACGATTCTCGTGACGACGCTTGTCATCAACCTCCGGTATGTGCTAATGGGGGCGTCGTTGCGGCCGTGGTTCAAGTCGCTGACGCCCGCACAGGCCTACGGAAGCTCGTTTTTCATCACCGACGAAACGTGGGCGCTGTCTATCGCCGACCTTCGGTCGGAAACCGGACGCGGAGCGTTTCTACTCGGAGCGGGGCTGGCGTTGTGGTCGCTGTGGGTCCTGACGACCGCCATCGGCGCCGCAGCCGGAAGCGCTGTAACAGACCCCGAGCGGTTCGGGCTCGACTTCGTCCTTACAGCGATTTTCGTCATCCTCGCGGTCGGCCTCTGGCGCGGCCGCAACGACACAGCCCCGTGGGCGGCGGCAGCGGCGGTCGCCGTCGCTGCTGAGGCCGCTGCGCCCGGCCAGTGGTACATCCTCTTCGGTGGGCTGGCCGGGAGCCTCGTGGCGGTGGTCCAGCGTGCTTGAACTGGGGACACTCACTGTCGGTGTCATCCTCGGAATGGCGGTGCTTACCTACATCACAAAGGCCGGCGGCCTGTGGCTTCTCGGCCACGTCGATATCGGAGACCGGACCGAGGCGGCGCTTGAGGCGCTTCCGGGCGCGATAATCATCGCCATCGTCGCACCGGAACTCGCATCCGGCGGCCCTGCCGAGTGGGCTGCTGCAGCCGTCGCTGCCGGAGTCGCAATAAAGACCGATAACCTCCTGATTTCGCTCGCGGCCGCGATGGGAGCGCTCGTCGTTTTCAGAGGGCTTTGACAGCGGTTATGCCGTACTGTCCGGGCCGCCGTCTGCCATTTTCCGCTCGCCACGGGGGAACCAGGCGAGTTCGTGGTCGGCGTCGATAGAGACAAAAACAGGGTCGTCAAGCGAGACTTCGTCGGCGTGGTTATGCATGCAGCCGACGACATCGCCGGATTCGATTTCGACGCGATACAGCACCGTGGGGCCGAGATACCGCCGATGGACGACTTCGCCGTTTGCCTCCTCGGGGGATGCAGGGCGGGCACAGACATCGTCAGGCCGGACCATCAGGTCGATTTCGGAGCCGTCGTAGACGTCGGTCAGACCGTTTACCTGCTCGAGCGGAACGCAGCCGACACCCGTTTCGACGCAGCCGTCCTCGACATAGCCGCTGACGAAAGAGGCGTGGCCGAGGAACCCAGCGACAAAGCGGGACTTCGGCTGCTGGAAAACCCCTTCAGGCGTTCCGACCTGTTCGATGCGACCGTTGTTCATCACCGCGACGCGGTCCGAAATCGACATCGCCTCCTCTTGGTCGTGGGTCACGGAAATGGCCGTAACACCCGCTTCTTTGAGGATATCTCTGACCTCTTCGCGCATCTCGACACGGAGGTCGACATCGAGATTCGAGAACGGCTCGTCAAGCAGAAGCAGTTTCGGCTCGGGGGCCAGCGAGCGAGCGAGCGCGACACGCTGTTGTTGGCCGCCGGACAGTTCCTCCGGGGACTTGTCGCCGTGGTCGACCAGGCCGACGAGTTCGAGCAGTTCGTCGACCCGCTCTTGCTGTTCGGCTTCGGACCACTCCTGGATACCGAAGGCGATATTTTCACGAGCCGAGAGGTGGGGAAACAGCGCGAACTCCTGGAAGACAACACCGACATCGCGCTGTTCTGGCGGCACAAACTCCGACCCGGAGACGGGCGTTGAGCCGAGTCGGACAGTCCCGTTATCCGGTCGTTCGAGCCCTGCGATAAGCCGGAGCGTCGTCGTCTTCCCGCACCCGGACGGTCCCAGAAGTGTCAGCAGCTCTCCGTCCCGGACATCCAACGAGAGGTCGCGGATGACATCCATCCCATCGTAGGATTTCTGCACGTCATCCAGCTCGAGTACGGTCTGACCCGCGGCGGCCGCTGCGGGGCCGGCAGACTGGTCGGTTCGCTTGAGTTCGCTAGACACGGCACCCACCTCCGAGTGTTCGGAACGGGCCGTCGGTTCTCATTGTTCGCCCCTTTGTTTAGGTAGGCCAAAAACCCTTCCGTTCGTCCCACGGCTTGGATAGGTACCAACCACCACAGCTAATTGAGAAGCTGTGGACAACCGAGACGGTGCTCTGTCGGGGGCACAGCAACCACCCGATATCAACCGTTGTGGTCGTTCCGCCATCCAGTGTTTCGTGACTTTCGGGATGGGGAGGATGTCCGACAGTATTAGGGGCTCACCGGGAGAGGCCCACGTATGCCAGACGTAGCCGTCATCGGAGCCTCGATGACGAACTTCGGGACGCGAGAGAAGTGGATACGCGAGTTGCTCGCCGAGGCGGGGAAAGACTGTCTCGACGATGCCGGAGTCACTCCGGGAGAGGTAGACCACCTCTACGTATCGAACATGGCAAGCGGCGAGTTTGAGGGGCAAACTGGCATTCAGAACGCGCTCGCACACGACCTATCGGTGGTGCCGGCCTACGCACAGCGTGTCGGACAGACGTCTTCGTCAGGAGCGGCCGGTATTTACGCTGCCTGGCAGTCCATTGCCAGCGGCGCGTCCGAAATGACGCTGCTGGTCGGCGGAGAAAAGATGACCCATCGAACGACCGGCGAATCCAGCGACATCATCGCCTCGATAACGCATCCGGTCGAGTACAAACACGGCGTGACGCTGCCGTCCTTCGCCGGGCTGGCGGCGCGGCTGTACTTAGACGAGTACGACGCTCCCCGGGAGAGCCTCGCAGAAGTCGCGGTGAAGAACCATCATAACGGCGTCAAAAACCCTGACGCACAGTTCAAGAAAAAAATAGACGTCGAGACAGCGCTGGAGTCGCCGCTGGTCGCCGACCCGCTCCGGCTCTACGACTACTGCCCCGTAACGGACGGTTCAGCAGCGTTGCTGTTCTGTCCCGTCGACCAGGCCCGCGAGTACGCCGACGAGTTCGCCGTCGTCTCAGGTGTCGGCGGCGCGACTGACACCCAC from Natronomonas pharaonis DSM 2160 includes the following:
- a CDS encoding ABC transporter ATP-binding protein codes for the protein MSSELKRTDQSAGPAAAAAGQTVLELDDVQKSYDGMDVIRDLSLDVRDGELLTLLGPSGCGKTTTLRLIAGLERPDNGTVRLGSTPVSGSEFVPPEQRDVGVVFQEFALFPHLSARENIAFGIQEWSEAEQQERVDELLELVGLVDHGDKSPEELSGGQQQRVALARSLAPEPKLLLLDEPFSNLDVDLRVEMREEVRDILKEAGVTAISVTHDQEEAMSISDRVAVMNNGRIEQVGTPEGVFQQPKSRFVAGFLGHASFVSGYVEDGCVETGVGCVPLEQVNGLTDVYDGSEIDLMVRPDDVCARPASPEEANGEVVHRRYLGPTVLYRVEIESGDVVGCMHNHADEVSLDDPVFVSIDADHELAWFPRGERKMADGGPDSTA
- a CDS encoding cold-shock protein, which gives rise to MANGKVDFFNDTGGYGFISTDDGDLDDDEDVFFHMEDVGGEDLTEGTEVEFDIESSPKGPRAANVVRL
- a CDS encoding DUF5805 domain-containing protein, with the translated sequence MANGERVPVQTYVTEAQRDIWEREAKQRDMSRAEYVRTMVQAGRRSFELSETGTDTNGDSGNAGDAQVSDATPGVDGLEDRILDVLENEGVADWETLVAGVTDDIESRLDTTLERLQADNRVRYSGRRGGYTVVDDE
- a CDS encoding thiolase family protein — encoded protein: MPDVAVIGASMTNFGTREKWIRELLAEAGKDCLDDAGVTPGEVDHLYVSNMASGEFEGQTGIQNALAHDLSVVPAYAQRVGQTSSSGAAGIYAAWQSIASGASEMTLLVGGEKMTHRTTGESSDIIASITHPVEYKHGVTLPSFAGLAARLYLDEYDAPRESLAEVAVKNHHNGVKNPDAQFKKKIDVETALESPLVADPLRLYDYCPVTDGSAALLFCPVDQAREYADEFAVVSGVGGATDTHVVHERPDPTSMSAVVESGRQAYEMAGVEPEDIDVAELHDMVTILELLQMEAFGFSEEGAAWKDVKAGRTELDGELPINPSGGLKARGHPLGGTGVAQAYELYTQLVGDAGDRQVDADIGLACNIGGFGNCVNTTIMEASQ
- a CDS encoding methyl-accepting chemotaxis protein, coding for MTDTESALERFRSGIPDGTRIDDGQFRLRHRFIVGSLVLQAPLLFVLSRASGTGGITGVPYPEIPLAHGLAGSGIILVLAGLSLLPMLSQRMQSITASFGFMTCAAVLAYFWGGFVEAHFLYFVGIGVVAMYEDWLPLGLGVAYVAVQHSLFGHTYGEMVYNHEPAMSNPMVWGLIHAGFVLLLVGAVLFQWRSIETTRDSLDDRVDDVETLEQQRAEIETARSEAEAQRGQLNELNETLQAEAGAVAAALTAVANRDLTATPPEDSDIEAVQDISGAYREMTGDLSSVLSDLRSFADTVDQTTGAIRERAADLESKQREQADDVRELAAELETQTEQLESARTEMDDLSAVIEEIAASTQEVSGETGDVAELAAEGSNEAAAAAEAVNEVTEQVATVAELTETLNQRMSDVEETTALIDDIAEQTNILALNANIEAARADGASNDGFGVVADEVKELAAETQKHSTTIQGTVAETLGDVADVHEDVERLDTVAASGADSVEAVAALFEQVDSAAEGLQTSADEVARATDDGAASTEEVTSVIDGVADKARELADIGTAAADASESTADAVAEIRAELADLGEETATLQAELDRFTLQNNGEAGPTGDTDSGPTAADD
- a CDS encoding AzlC family ABC transporter permease, which codes for MAVSFERDGIVAGFRTGLPVAIGVGAYGIAFGVLARQSGLSVAEATLMSATVVAGASQLVAVELWGTPLPVVTILVTTLVINLRYVLMGASLRPWFKSLTPAQAYGSSFFITDETWALSIADLRSETGRGAFLLGAGLALWSLWVLTTAIGAAAGSAVTDPERFGLDFVLTAIFVILAVGLWRGRNDTAPWAAAAAVAVAAEAAAPGQWYILFGGLAGSLVAVVQRA
- a CDS encoding tyrosine-type recombinase/integrase is translated as MSSDNRTDESAAVDPVAYFLQDMTFHGRTERTRDAYERVLRDFEQFIETRRGTTLDAADRRACMAWVHSLRDEHAPSTVASYASYVHRFYAYMTQVGELESNPMALVTEEMDESIDTDPARRDVSVPEMRAFVTSLSHPLERALVGTLLKTGMRVGECCNLDVRDLHLDDDEVQAAFDVPHRGRLEGRPDSVYVSSEPARGEVYNGEERNASNKRKRDTVVPVDSELKRLLKAWLAVRPDTTSAAEPLFCSTSEWGDRATPSMVRSMVAEQARERGWYRQGGDSAENVTPHYFRHFFTTHLRDRTGDRGVVKYLRGDVASDVIDTYTHNWGDRVRTVYEANIYQLLP
- a CDS encoding amino acid kinase family protein, with amino-acid sequence MDYGGPDEQPLGRIRAEELREYLAAGEFGRGNMRPKVEACLAFVEDGSGRAAITTPDRLKGALAGTEGTQVIPD
- a CDS encoding AzlD family protein codes for the protein MLELGTLTVGVILGMAVLTYITKAGGLWLLGHVDIGDRTEAALEALPGAIIIAIVAPELASGGPAEWAAAAVAAGVAIKTDNLLISLAAAMGALVVFRGL
- a CDS encoding DUF7571 family protein, with the protein product MKPCQNCQTVIDEYILDKQLEPLRELTADDFSVCADCVTIVADACVECGGAVYVPRSESVTPDYCPACRSDLISRTGDDPGWTRCQASN